The proteins below are encoded in one region of Toxoplasma gondii ME49 chromosome IV, whole genome shotgun sequence:
- a CDS encoding elongation factor Tu GTP binding domain-containing protein (encoded by transcript TGME49_320150): MVSCRDRVLLFLLHLWSFAGRPISFSLSHSSSTFSFPFLRTCLPRLVPCIDQRLQFELVSRSALLSSSSLPSTLSTFFFGLPYSCSHTMGAPSDLPSFASCSESSLRRGRHSSSAVPPLSHRQLEETATCPTCLPSSPSSSSSPSSSLPPSSASPSSPLPLLPVSVQVLPPCGCLRLSVASESSSSRPSLLREASFPTSSSLSGLSPRSRGVSAEACGMSPRTSGGGEETEVEADAILRGGKMRPLSVFSSSQTDAPVCPSLSLGAPSNHVTSSSSASARVAAKPNRRDERKQRAKKRRNDRKDQGKAESTEADCEQDSPEPSVLFEVKVAVVGDVDSGKTTLVGVLAGHHLDDGRGLMRSTIFNYSHEAASGRSSSVTTEILGFTRDGRVIIPSRHSSESVLHSHSSTDAPLSPSPLQLQRSSSFRPLCPSASKGPDGANASAAASEAHVASPKETGQLELESAGGSDRESQEKSVPALAMSSQETTENHENATYGHLSNTTPDPFEPQTASNSNHHTSALTSSSPSSSVLPSSSLPPSVSSSSSSSTCTSTAPSPSFSAARQGGFVPRNAAWRCVVEQAANIVTLLDLCGHERYLKTTVFGLAASFPDYAMVVVAANNGLQRMTKEHLRIALALRLPFFVVVTKTDMTPAHVKKRTLEQVFKVLKHPAVRKLPIMIKRREEVEAVAKSVASGRVCPVFCISSVTGENMDILATFLGKLPNRVEICGLYGRFDDPCEFVIDRVFSVPGVGVVVSGTLRSGEVTQNRQLFLGPDRTGAFRKVGVRSIHYKRVAVARAVRGQAVSMCIRATNKKEQLKSSSFRKGMVLLEPPLPLRACWEFLAFVLLLHHNTTIQRGYQCVIHIGNVRQAARVTDIFSEDRTEKKDALRTGDKGFMKFRFIQYAEYLTESAPLIFREGRTRGLGTVCEVC; this comes from the exons ATGGTTAGTTGCCGCGACCgcgttctcttgtttctcctccaTTTGTGGTCCTTCGCCGGAAGGCCAATaagtttttctctctctcactcgtCTTCAaccttttccttcccttttctccgcaCCTGTCTCCCCCGTCTTGTTCCGTGCATAGATCAACGTCTCCAGTTCGAACTGGTTTCCCGGTCTGCGttgctttcgtcttcttcgctgccttctactctctccactttcttcttcggcttgcCTTACTCTTGCAGCCACACCATGGGGGCTCCTTCGGACctcccttccttcgcttcttgctCCGAGTCAAGTCTTCGACGAGGCCggcactcttcttctgctgtgcCTCCGTTGTCTCACCGTCAACTGGAGGAAACGGCGACCTGTCCTAcatgtcttccttcttctccttcttcctcttcctccccttcctcctctctcccgccgtcgtctgcctctccttcgtctcccctgccgcttcttccgGTGTCTGTCCAGGTGCTGCCTCCCTGCGGctgtcttcgcctttctgttGCATCGGAGTCCTCCAGTTCGCGACCGAGTCTGCTGCGCGAAGCGTCTTTCCCCACTTCAAGTTCTTTGTCGGGTCTGTCTCCACGCTCGCGAGGCGTCTCGGCGGAGGCATGTGGGATGTCGCCCCGAACATCTGGTGGAGGTGAAGAAACCGAAGTGGAAGCAGACGCGATATTGCGTGGAGGGAAGATGAGGCCACTgagtgtcttttcttcttctcagacGGATGCGCCGGtctgtccgtctctctcgttggGGGCGCCTTCCAACCACGtcacctcttcttcctctgccaGCGCGCGAGTGGCCGCGAAGCCCAaccggagagacgaaagaaaacagagagcgaagaagagaaggaacgacaGGAAGGATCAGGGAAAGGCAGAGTCGACAGAAGCAGACTGTGAACAGGACAGCCCAGAGccctctgtcctcttcgAGGTAAAAGTTGCTGTTGTCGGGGACGTGGACAGTGGAAAGACGACGCTGGTCGGCGTCTTGGCAGGCCACCATCTCGACGACGGGCGGGGGCTGATGAGATCCACCATTTTCAATTACTCCCACGAGGCTGCCTCAG GTCGAAGCTCTTCGGTCACCACGGAGATCCTAGGCTTCACCCGCGATGGTCGTGTAATCATTCCTTCTCGTCATTCTTCGGAGTCGGTTCTCCATTCGCATTCTAGCACAGAcgctcccctctctccttctcctctccagcttcaacggtcttcttcctttcgtcctctctgtccctctGCCTCGAAGGGTCCCGATGGCGCGAATGCGTCGGCGGCCGCGAGCGAGGCGCACGTGGCTAGCCCcaaagagacaggacagcTTGAACTTGAATCCGCTGGCGGCAGCGACCGAGAAAGTCAAGAAAAAAGTGTTCCTGCCCTTGCAATGTCTTCCCAAGAAACGACCGAAAACCACGAAAACGCCACATACGGGCATCTCTCCAACACCACTCCCGACCCATTCGAACCTCAAACCGCTTCAAACTCAAATCACCACACCTCCGCCTTaacttcttcttcgccttcttcatctgttttgccttcatcttctcttcctccatctGTGTCGTCATCGTCTTCATCGTCTACTTGCACCTCTACCGCTCCGTCGCCGTCGTTTTCAGCAGCGCGTCAGGGAGGCTTTGTGCCTCGCAACGCGGCGTGGCGATGCGTTGTTGAACAGGCAGCAAACATTGTGACTTTATTGGACCTTTGTGGCCACGAGCGCTACTTGAAAACGACAGTCTTTGGCTTGGCTGCCTCCTTTCCAGATTACGCCATGGTGGTGGTCGCGGCCAACAACGGCCTGCAGCGAATGACGAAGGAGCATCTGCGCATTGCGCTCGCGCTGCGtctgcccttcttcgtcgtcgtcacAAAAACAGACATGACTCCCGCGCATGTTAAAAAGCGAACTCTTGAACAGGTTTTCAAAGTTTTAAAGCACCCTGCAGTCCGCAAACTGCCGATCA TGAtaaagagacgcgaagaggtGGAGGCTGTAGCGAAAAGCGTCGCTTCTGGGCGG gtCTGTCCCGTGTTTTGCATCTCCAGCGTGACCGGGGAGAACATGGATATCTTGGCTACTTTCTTGGGCAAGCTCCCAAACCGAGTTGAAATTTGTGGTCTCTACGG ACGGTTCGACGACCCCTGCGAATTTGTCATCGACAGAGTCTTCTCGGTTCCAGGCGTCGGCGTCGTCGTCTCTGGAACTCTCCGTAGTGGAGAAGTTACCCAGAACCGGCAA CTCTTCCTCGGCCCCGACAGGACCGGCGCCTTCCGCAAGGTCGGTGTGCGATCCATTCACTACAAACGCGTGGCTGTGGCTCGA GCCGTGAGGGGGCAGGCCGTCTCCATGTGTATTCGAGCGACCAACAAGAAGGAACAACTCAAGAGTTCGTCTTTCCGGAAG ggaATGGTCCTGCTGGAGCCTCCGCTCCCGCTTCGGGCCTGCTGGGAATTTCTTGCCTTCGTGCTCCTCCTGCACCACAACACGACCATCCAGAGAGGCTATCAATGCGTCATTCACATCG
- a CDS encoding ubiquinol-cytochrome c reductase hinge protein, putative (encoded by transcript TGME49_320140), which translates to MSYPYYCEFFVKFPNYIPPKDPAERLVDPRQKLEPGCTARCSLWVNEYDACTKRVRARTDNKGNCSGQYEELHVCIDRCVAKDIFKYLK; encoded by the exons ATGTCGTACCCGTACTACTGCGAGTTCTTCGTCAAATTCCCCAACTACATTCCTCCCAAGGACCCTGCAGAGAGGCTCGTTGATCCCAGACAAAAGCTGGAGCCTGGGTGCACCGCCCGCTGCTCTCTTTGGGTCAACGAATACGAT gCCTGCACCAAGCGTGTGAGAGCACGCACCGACAACAAAGGCAATTGCTCCGGTCAATATGAAGAACTTCATGTCTGCATTGACAGATGT GTTGCCAAAGACATCTTCAAATATTTGAAGTGA
- a CDS encoding hypothetical protein (encoded by transcript TGME49_320135~Signal peptide predicted by SignalP 2.0 HMM (probability 0.789) with cleavage site probability 0.178 at residue 24) gives MNENVFLWLHMQVYLAFAKSSAAAALCHGEQLSTAAPTWAAFKQDRPTGAYVHSRLSLHSHFGPLRVRGFVPIHTCRRIRCGLTEAKDKSSATLSKSSSTIYV, from the exons ATGAACGAAAACGTATTTCTATGGTTGCACATGCAGGTGTATCTTGCGTTTGCTAAGTCgtctgctgcagcagctttGTGTCATGGTGAGCAGCTTTCGACAGCCGCCCCAACCTG GGCCGCATTCAAGCAGGATAGACCCACAGGTGCATACGTTCACTCACGCTTGAGTCTCCATTCACATTTCGGACCTCTGCGTGTGAGAGGCTTTGTGCCCATCCACACCTGTCGACGGATTCGCTGCGGTCTGACTGAAGCGAAAGACAAGAGTTCTGCTACACTTTCGAAATCATCATCCACCATCTACGTGTGA
- a CDS encoding hypothetical protein (encoded by transcript TGME49_320130): MMEDFSAVARAGETNQALSTEPLQSIPAPSSSPLPSSSLLSAASPLPSAASLTSSSPLPSSSPLPSAASPLSSSPLPSSPPLPSSSLPSSSPLPPSSSPPSSAQSGGPSLSGAAPLDGQGGPVSSLQSGDAERKKAEGAELAKEVHPGVSKVMARLQWESELQCLHRQRFLRRVLEDHEKRLGQVDLDELELFSALYFNVKFLQCTYDRHLLERLRSYEPDLGISHSNQDENKEEMVVS, translated from the exons ATGATGGAAGACTTCAGTGCCGTCGCTCGTGCAGGGGAGACAAATCAGGCTCTTTCAACTGAGCCGCTTCAGTCTAttcctgctccttcttcttctcctctcccttcttcttctctcctttctgctgcttctcctctcccttctgctgcttctctcacttcttcttctcctctcccttcttcgtctcctctcccttctgctgcttctcctctctcttcgtctcctctcccttcttctcctcctctcccttcttcgtctctcccgtcttcttctcctctccctccttcttcttctcccccttcaTCTGCTCAGTCAGGTGGACCGTCGCTGTCCGGTGCGGCGCCTCTCGACGGTCAGGGGGGACCTGTATCTTCGCTGCAGTCGGGAGAtgcagagcgaaaaaaggcTGAAGGAGCAGAACTTGCCAAGGAAGTGCATCCAGGAGTTTCAAAGGTCATGGCGCGTCTGCAGTGGGAGAGCGAGCTCCAGTGTCTCCACCGTCAACGCTTTCTCCGAAGGGTCCTTGAG GACCATGAGAAGCGGCTGGGCCAGGTGGATTTGGATGAATTGGAacttttctccgctctctaCTTCAACGTGAAGTTCCTCCAGTGCACCTACGACCGGCACCTCCTGGAGCGTCTTCGCTCATACGAGCCTGACCTCGGCATTTCACACTCAAACCAGGACGAAAATAAGGAAGAGATGGTTGTCAGCTAA
- a CDS encoding diadenosine tetraphosphatase family protein (encoded by transcript TGME49_320120~Signal peptide predicted by SignalP 2.0 HMM (probability 0.725) with cleavage site probability 0.128 at residue 55) gives MSLCLPSVRGRVAGASLSPLVSSLFFVNFTPCFLRRMALLSSTSLSKSLPSSSVSSSCPSVSSPAEYVDWQRHLGADDPTETYRFSKWPIERGIVFFWSSLSIAFTNLKPVVPGHVLIIPKRVVPNFRDLAEEEVKDLFASARLVASLVVSKHKADSFSITLQDGRDSGQTVSHVHLHVLPRFQGDLERRPGVDREEQKPRTREDMAVEAAALREWMLQLSQKRESCI, from the exons atgtctctgtgtctcccgtcGGTCCGCGGCCGAGTTGCAggcgcctctctttcgcctttggtatcttccctcttttttGTGAACTTTACTCCCTGTTTCCTCAGAAGAATGGCGTTGCTTTCCTCAACTTCACTTTCGAAgtctctgccctcttcttctgtctcttcttcttgtccatCGGTTTCCTCACCTGCAGAGTATGTCGATTGGCAGCGGCACCTGGGAGCAGACGATCCGACAGAAACATACCGGTTCTCTAAATGGCCGATTGAAAGAGGCatcgtttttttctggagttctctctccatcgctTTTACGAATCTAAAGCCTGTTGTGCCAGGCCACGTTCTAATCATCCCCAAACGCGTTGTCCCG aacTTTCGCGACttggcagaagaggaagtaaAGGATTTATTTGCAAGTGCCCGTCTCGTGGCTTCTCTTGTAGTCTCGAAACACAAAGCAGATTCTTTTTCAATTACTCTCCAAGATGGTCGCGACAGTGGACAAACCGTGTCCCACGTTCACCTCCACGTCCTTCCTCGGTTTCAGGGCGACTTAGAGCGGAGACCTGGCGTTGACCGGGAAGAGCAAAA GCCTCGAACTCGGGAGGACATGGCAgtcgaggcggcggcgctACGCGAATGGATGCTGCAGCTATCCCAAAAAAGGGAATCGTGCATATaa
- the PCNA2 gene encoding proliferating cell nuclear antigen PCNA2 (encoded by transcript TGME49_320110~Gene product name based on ToxoDB Community Expert Annotation.), whose amino-acid sequence MFECTIEGLLLKRLMECLKEMVTDVNLVCNASGISLDSMDGSHVAVVDVRLAVDLFHKYRCDRPVQLGLSVPNLLLALQPVKSAETLVHLSSLHGDDEDDEEDTILHINIEDPESGDTWSMEVRLLDVESEQLEVPEHTEHEATAVVRSKELQDLVRYLNSLSESIVVKMDKTHMQLSARGDSVAASRKMQPESLVCTNSTEHEFAARYLNMFLKGAVLADFVEIGCSHGLPMQISFRLKLQAERERDAKKKGADRLHDVKMDEDEGPQSRSTLSFYLAPRIEDDEE is encoded by the exons ATGTTTGAGTGCACGATCGAGGGGTTGCTGCTTAAGCGCCTCATGGAGTGCCTCAAGGAAATGGTCACCGATGTGAATCTCGTCTGCAACGCGAGTGGAATTTCCCTTGACTCGATGGATGGCAGCCACGTTGCTGTGGTCGACGTGCGACTCGCTGTCGACTTGTTCCACAAATATCGATGTGACCGGCCTGTCCAGCTCG GCTTATCTGTGCCGAacctccttctcgctctccagcCGGTGAAGTCTGCAGAGACTCTTGTTcacctctcgtctctgcatggcgacgacgaggacgatgaagaagacacaaTTCTCCACATCAATATCGAAGACCCTGAAAGCGGAG ACACCTGGTCGATGGAGGTGCGTTTGCTCGACGTGGAATCCGAGCAACTGGAAGTCCCAGAACACACAGAGCATGAGGCGACAGCAGTCGTGAGATCTAAGGAGCTGCAGGACCTTGTTCGTTATCTcaactctctctctgaatCAA TTGTCGTCAAGATGGACAAGACCCACATGCAACTCTCTGCGCGCGGGGACAGTGTCGCCGCATCTCGCAAGATGCAGCCAGAA agtctCGTGTGCACAAACTCGACAGAGCACGAGTTTGCTGCTAGATATTTGAACATGTTTCTGAAGGGGGCGGTGCTCGCGGACTTTGTTGAGATCGGCTGCAGCCACGGTCTTCCCATGCAGATTTCGTTTCGATTAAAATTGCAAGcagaacgcgaaagagaTGCCAAAAAGAAGGGCGCCGACAGACTCCACGATGTCAAGatggacgaagacgaaggtcCTCAATCGCGGAGCACGCTGTCGTTCTACTTGGCACCGAGAAtagaggacgacgaagagtAG